A DNA window from Geitlerinema sp. PCC 9228 contains the following coding sequences:
- the pyrF gene encoding orotidine-5'-phosphate decarboxylase gives MTNNGLVQPTWLEKKEHRIIVPLDVSTFTEAVAWLDRLPQVRFWKVGLELFVSTGGDIVGELQKREKRIFLDLKFHDIPNTMAGACRAAARYGVDLLTVHATAGRRALQAATEAVESAAITSQTPATKLLGVTLLTSVNSRDLAFDLKVPVELSEYVLQMAVLSWESGLAGVVCSAKEAAHLRRVCGNDFILVCPGIRPAWAERRDQQRAMTPTEAFAAGADYLVIGRPITEAKNPEDAWQRICAEIP, from the coding sequence ATGACGAACAATGGCTTGGTCCAACCCACTTGGCTGGAAAAAAAAGAACATCGGATTATTGTGCCTTTGGATGTTTCCACCTTCACCGAAGCGGTGGCTTGGTTGGATAGGTTGCCCCAGGTGAGGTTTTGGAAGGTGGGATTGGAATTGTTTGTCAGCACTGGTGGCGATATTGTTGGGGAATTGCAAAAGCGGGAAAAACGGATTTTCCTGGATTTAAAATTCCATGATATCCCCAATACCATGGCGGGGGCTTGCCGTGCTGCTGCTCGCTATGGGGTGGATTTGCTCACCGTACATGCAACGGCAGGAAGGCGAGCGTTACAAGCAGCTACCGAGGCGGTGGAAAGTGCGGCGATAACTTCCCAAACGCCGGCCACCAAGCTGTTGGGAGTGACGTTGCTAACCAGCGTTAATTCCCGGGATTTGGCGTTCGATCTCAAGGTTCCGGTAGAGCTTTCGGAATACGTGCTGCAAATGGCGGTTTTGAGCTGGGAGTCGGGACTGGCTGGGGTGGTTTGCTCGGCGAAGGAAGCTGCTCACCTGCGTCGCGTTTGCGGGAACGATTTTATTTTGGTTTGTCCGGGCATTCGTCCGGCATGGGCGGAACGTCGCGACCAACAACGGGCGATGACTCCTACGGAGGCTTTTGCGGCGGGGGCGGATTATTTGGTGATTGGGCGTCCCATTACGGAGGCAAAGAACCCGGAAGATGCTTGGCAGCGTATTTGTGCGGAAATTCCTTAA